From a region of the Mercurialis annua linkage group LG1-X, ddMerAnnu1.2, whole genome shotgun sequence genome:
- the LOC126664592 gene encoding F-box protein FBW2: MEGESEYRCWDELIPDALSLIFRNLSLQELLTVVPRVCKSWNRAVSGPYCWLEIDIQEWSEKRDPRHIDRMLRMLITRSCGSLRKLCVSSIPDDAFFSFLADHAGSLQTLRMPRSEISDSIAEQIAGRLSTLTFLDVSCCNKIGACALEAIGKNCKLLLGLCRNVELTSTADQLPQNNEAQAIANTMPKLKHLEMAYHLLINTDSVLKILSSCPELEFLNLTGCWDVKLDNNLLKEKFPKLKVLGPHLLEYYDMNDWEDYCSEYSDAYSDASEYFAWEIFSGDMEDFDDDDDDSYDGMWGDEQGLEELELRFYEGMDNAALYGWPPSP, translated from the exons ATGGAAGGTGAAAGTGAGTACCGCTGTTGGGATGAGCTGATTCCTGATGCACTCAGCCTTATCTTTAGAAATCTTTCTCTGCAAGAGCTACTAACTGTGGTCCCTAGGGTTTGCAAATCATGGAACAGAGCAGTTTCGGGGCCTTACTGTTGGCTAGAGATTGATATTCAGGAATGGAGTGAAAAACGCGACCCTCGTCACATTGATCGCATGCTTAGAATGTTGATCACTAGAAGCTGTGGTTCACTTCGCAAGCTCTGCGTCAGTAGCATCCCCGATGATGCTTTTTTCTCGTTCCTTGCTGACCA TGCTGGATCCCTTCAAACATTGAGGATGCCAAGAAGTGAAATAAGTGACTCAATTGCAGAGCAGATTGCTGGAAGGCTTTCGACGCTCACTTTCTTGGATGTGAGCTGTTGTAATAAAATCGGTGCTTGTGCTTTAGAGGCTATCGGAAAGAACTGTAAATTGCTTTTGGGGCTGTGCCGGAATGTGGAGCTAACATCTACAGCCGATCAGCTCCCACAAAATAATGAGGCTCAAGCCATTGCTAACACGATGCCTAAGCTGAAGCATTTAGAGATGGCGTACCACCTTCTTATCAACACAGATAGCGTGCTGAAGATCCTTTCGAGCTGCCCTGAGCTCGAGTTTCTGAATTTGACAGGATGCTGGGATGTGAAACTCGATAATAACCTCCTCAAGGAGAAGTTTCCTAAACTCAAGGTGTTGGGACCTCATTTACTGGAGTATTACGACATGAATGATTGGGAGGATTACTGCTCCGAATATTCAGATGCTTATTCCGATGCTTCCGAGTATTTCGCCTGGGAAATCTTTTCCGGCGACATGGAAGACTTTGATGATGACGACGATGATAGTTATGATGGAATGTGGGGTGATGAACAAGGGCTGGAGGAACTCGAGCTAAGGTTTTACGAAGGAATGGACAATGCTGCATTATATGGTTGGCCTCCATCTCCATAG
- the LOC126687606 gene encoding phospho-2-dehydro-3-deoxyheptonate aldolase 1, chloroplastic-like: MSLTNTSILPSTNTFLSLTKPSSNTPLSSRSILHISAVHAAEPSKNPIGSDKTGKQQQPLKASATSGATTAAVATNNVVSGKWSIDSWRSKKALQLPEYPDKADLESVLKTLDDFPPIVFAGEARSLEERLAEAAMGNAFLLQGGDCAESFKEFNANNIRDTFRILLQMGVVLMFGGQMPVIKVGRMAGQFAKPRSDAMEEKNGVKLPSYRGDNVNGDAFNEKSRIPDPQRMIRAYCQSAATLNLLRAFATGGYAAMQRVTQWNLDFTEQSEQGDRYRELAHRVDEALGFMAAAGLTIDHPIMTTTEFWTSHECLLLPYEQSLTRLDSTSGLYYDCSAHFLWAGERTRQLDGAHVEFLRGVANPLGIKVSDKMDPNELVKLIEILNPQNKPGRITIITRMGAENMRVKLPHLIRAVRRAGQIVTWVSDPMHGNTIKAPCGLKTRPFDAIRAEVRAFFDVHEQEGSHPGGVHLEMTGQNVTECIGGSRTVTFDDLSSRYHTHCDPRLNASQSLELAFIIAERLRKRRIKSQPAIAPFSM; the protein is encoded by the exons ATGTCTCTCACAAATACCTCCATTCTTCCCTCTACCAACACCTTTCTTTCTCTTACCAAACCCTCCTCCAATACGCCGCTGTCTTCCAGATCCATCCTCCACATCTCCGCCGTCCACGCCGCCGAGCCTTCCAAAAACCCAATAGGTTCCGACAAAACTGGGAAGCAACAACAGCCTCTAAAGGCATCCGCGACTTCCGGTGCAACAACAGCCGCAGTAGCTACGAATAATGTGGTTTCTGGGAAGTGGAGTATTGATAGCTGGAGATCAAAGAAGGCATTACAGCTCCCGGAATATCCGGACAAAGCAGACCTCGAATCTGTTCTTAAAACTCTCGACGACTTCCCTCCTATTGTCTTCGCCGGTGAAGCTCGAAGCTTAGAAGAGAGACTCGCTGAAGCTGCCATGGGGAACGCTTTTTTATTGCAAGGAGGTGACTGTGCTGAGAGTTTCAAGGAGTTTAACGCTAATAACATTCGTGATACTTTCAGAATCCTCCTCCAGATGGGTGTTGTTCTTATGTTCGGTGGACAAATGCCTGTTATCAAg GTGGGGAGGATGGCGGGGCAGTTTGCGAAGCCGAGATCGGATGCTATGGAAGAAAAGAATGGAGTGAAGCTGCCGAGTTATAGAGGAGATAATGTCAATGGAGATGCTTTTAATGAGAAGTCCAGAATTCCTGACCCGCAAAGAATGATTAGGGCTTATTGTCAATCTGCAGCTACTTTGAATCTTCTGAGAGCTTTCGCTACTGGTGGATACGCCGCTATGCAGAGAGTTACTCAGTGGAATCTTGATTTCACAGAACAGAGTGAGCAAGGAGACAG GTACCGGGAACTTGCACATCGGGTTGATGAGGCCCTTGGATTTATGGCTGCTGCTGGTCTCACTATTGACCATCCTATTATGACGACAACCGAATTCTGGACATCCCATGAATGCCTGCTTTTGCCATATGAGCAATCACTTACCAGGCTGGATTCAACCTCTGGTCTTTACTATGACTGCTCTGCTCATTTTCTCTGGGCTGGAGAGCGTACAAGGCAGCTAGATGGTGCTCATGTTGAGTTTTTGAGAGGAGTTGCAAATCCCCTGGGCATTAAG GTAAGTGATAAAATGGATCCAAATGAGCTAGTAAAGCTCATTGAGATTCTGAATCCTCAGAATAAACCAGGGAGAATAACAATCATCACAAGAATGGGAGCTGAAAACATGAGAGTGAAGCTTCCTCATCTAATTAGGGCAGTACGCAGGGCTGGGCAAATTGTCACATGGGTCAGTGATCCTATGCATGGAAACACCATTAAGGCTCCTTGCGGATTGAAAACTCGACCATTTGATGCCATCAGG GCGGAGGTAAGAGCATTTTTCGATGTGCATGAACAAGAAGGAAGCCACCCTGGAGGTGTTCATCTAGAGATGACTGGCCAGAATGTAACAGAGTGCATCGGTGGATCACGTACTGTGACGTTCGATGACTTGAGTTCGCGCTACCATACCCACTGTGACCCCAGGCTCAATGCTTCACAATCTCTAGAGCTAGCGTTCATCATTGCAGAACGCCTTCGAAAGAGGAGGATCAAGTCACAACCTGCTATCGCCCCCTTCAGCATGTAG